In one Candidatus Absconditicoccus praedator genomic region, the following are encoded:
- a CDS encoding RecB family exonuclease encodes MSNIYSFSQVQVFNQCPLKYRYQYIDKIKLQQQEETADLALGDIVHKTLEKLYEDVNNFRKVQLDELIDYYHNLWQQKIKHFEEHGSEIKIKTNCELDDFIRRGEKYITTYFETNQPFDNIKVVSTEQNIYFDIDEDIKFRGIIDRLDKVGNDFVINDYKTNKNLPTQQKQEYIEQLTLYGLGIQQKYGKYMDNVRAKLHFLHFEIEDEWLITKELLDEVVQKYKKIIDDIQNKRFYFNMGDKEQFEPVENQGCRFCEYQSICPLFSHSGMDDEELPDFGGKTLKSFVDEYASLSKQENDIKSQKENLKQILANYAENHNLKRLYGEKFYVTFSKIVSYKLLDKEKVKNILEGMGKVEDYLDLDRYKIGNDLKNGNLSLEDFSDSIQRNESYSFRSGERKD; translated from the coding sequence ATGTCAAATATATATTCATTTTCTCAGGTACAAGTATTCAATCAATGTCCACTAAAATATAGATACCAGTATATAGACAAAATTAAACTACAACAGCAAGAAGAAACAGCTGATCTTGCATTGTGAGATATTGTGCATAAGACTCTAGAAAAGTTGTATGAGGATGTGAACAATTTTAGGAAAGTTCAACTTGATGAACTTATTGATTATTATCACAACCTTTGGCAACAAAAAATTAAGCATTTTGAAGAGCATTGAAGCGAAATCAAAATAAAAACCAACTGTGAACTTGATGATTTTATCAGAAGGTGAGAAAAGTATATTACTACTTATTTTGAAACAAATCAACCATTTGATAATATAAAAGTTGTTAGCACAGAGCAAAATATATACTTTGATATAGATGAAGATATCAAGTTTAGATGAATAATAGATAGGCTTGATAAGGTTTGAAATGATTTTGTGATCAATGACTACAAAACCAATAAAAACTTACCAACTCAACAAAAGCAAGAATATATTGAGCAGCTAACATTATATGGTTTATGAATTCAGCAAAAGTATGGTAAATATATGGATAATGTAAGAGCTAAGCTACATTTTCTTCATTTTGAAATAGAAGACGAATGGTTGATAACCAAAGAACTGTTAGATGAAGTGGTGCAAAAATACAAAAAAATAATAGACGATATACAAAATAAAAGGTTTTATTTTAATATGTGAGACAAAGAACAATTTGAGCCTGTAGAAAATCAATGATGTAGATTTTGTGAGTATCAATCTATATGTCCTTTGTTTTCTCATTCAGGAATGGATGATGAAGAGTTACCAGATTTTGGTGGTAAGACACTCAAAAGTTTTGTAGATGAGTATGCAAGTTTGTCAAAACAAGAAAATGATATAAAATCCCAAAAAGAAAATTTGAAGCAAATACTGGCAAATTACGCTGAAAACCATAACTTAAAAAGACTTTATTGAGAAAAATTTTATGTTACTTTTAGTAAGATTGTTAGCTACAAACTTTTAGACAAAGAAAAAGTAAAAAATATCCTTGAATGAATGGGGAAGGTTGAAGATTATTTAGACTTGGATAGATACAAAATCTGAAATGATTTGAAAAACTGAAACCTATCTTTGGAAGACTTTTCTGATAGCATTCAAAGAAATGAGTCTTACTCTTTTAGATCATGAGAAAGAAAAGATTAA
- a CDS encoding 3-deoxy-7-phosphoheptulonate synthase, producing the protein MLITPEELKQEIKLSKEEIKQVINHQQQISNILNGKDSRKLIIAGPCSMDFKESIINYGQQLKILQKKYENKALFVMRTYDSKPRTTVGWKGMIQGGEFGSKANINEGLRNSRKIMKEIISLGLPVANELLYPWIYSYQNDILSYIAIGARSSEDQGHRELASAIETPVGVKNPTSGDTQITANSLIASRSEQPIFIPGMPSYSQGNPNSHIILRGANFNGESYPNISDEFINRVNKILQEKGISTKYIIDLNHDNSGKNADLQIENMRISKKLKNFDKIAGFMVESYLFDGNQKADENNLESIEKGKSITDPCISIEKLEVLIKELF; encoded by the coding sequence ATGCTAATAACTCCTGAAGAATTAAAACAAGAAATTAAACTTTCAAAGGAAGAAATAAAACAAGTAATCAATCACCAACAACAAATATCTAATATACTAAACTGAAAAGACTCAAGAAAATTGATAATAGCATGACCTTGTAGTATGGATTTTAAAGAATCTATAATAAACTACTGACAACAACTTAAAATTCTTCAAAAAAAGTATGAAAACAAAGCACTATTTGTAATGAGGACTTATGATAGCAAACCAAGAACAACAGTATGATGGAAATGAATGATACAATGATGAGAGTTTTGATCAAAAGCAAATATAAATGAATGATTAAGAAACAGCAGAAAAATAATGAAAGAAATCATTAGCTTATGATTACCAGTTGCAAATGAGCTGCTGTACCCATGGATTTATAGTTATCAAAATGACATTTTATCATACATAGCTATAGGTGCCAGAAGTAGTGAAGATCAGTGACACAGAGAATTAGCTTCTGCTATAGAAACACCAGTGGGAGTAAAAAACCCAACAAGTTGAGATACACAAATAACGGCGAATAGTTTAATTGCTAGTAGATCAGAACAACCTATATTCATACCTTGAATGCCAAGTTATAGCCAATGAAATCCTAATTCTCATATTATATTAAGATGAGCTAATTTTAATTGAGAAAGCTATCCAAACATATCTGATGAGTTTATAAACAGAGTAAACAAAATACTACAAGAAAAATGAATAAGCACAAAATATATAATAGATCTAAATCATGATAATAGTTGAAAAAATGCTGATCTACAAATAGAAAATATGAGGATAAGCAAAAAACTAAAAAATTTTGATAAAATAGCAGGGTTTATGGTAGAATCATACCTATTTGATGGTAATCAAAAAGCAGATGAAAACAATCTAGAAAGTATTGAAAAATGAAAATCTATTACAGATCCATGCATAAGCATTGAAAAATTAGAAGTATTAATAAAAGAACTATTTTAA
- a CDS encoding rhomboid family intramembrane serine protease: MDYITNLIKNTITGKLILVNAIIFLFIIWYQQIDPILINYLFLNIPQVLSPGIILSNFAHIQPFHILLNLYGLYLLGPMIESISGKKTFIKLIIFCMIFSSLGVWIFSPHPVLGFSGILMSMLAFVFFKYKQLGHIREQVGIFLVLNIVIGVLPGISFAGHLFGAIAGYFFYIISEKTNI; this comes from the coding sequence ATGGACTATATAACTAACCTGATTAAAAATACTATAACTTGAAAACTTATATTAGTAAATGCAATTATTTTTTTGTTTATTATATGGTACCAACAAATAGACCCTATTTTAATCAATTATCTTTTTTTAAACATACCACAGGTATTATCTCCATGAATCATATTATCAAATTTTGCTCATATCCAGCCATTTCATATACTTCTTAATTTGTACTGACTTTATCTTCTTTGACCAATGATAGAAAGTATTTCAGGTAAAAAAACTTTTATCAAACTTATTATATTTTGTATGATTTTTAGTTCACTAGGAGTATGGATTTTTTCTCCACATCCAGTACTTTGATTTTCAGGCATTTTAATGAGTATGCTAGCATTTGTATTTTTCAAATACAAACAATTATGACACATAAGAGAACAAGTTTGAATTTTTTTGGTTCTTAATATTGTTATATGAGTTTTACCTTGAATTTCTTTTGCCTGACACCTATTTTGAGCTATAGCTTGATACTTTTTTTATATAATATCAGAAAAAACTAACATTTAA
- the rpsT gene encoding 30S ribosomal protein S20 — translation MAIKKSAIKAYKRSEKLRERNLYFKRAMKFSIKTFTKAVKAGKDSSEIQDLFDRAYSSIDKAAKRNIIHKNKAAREKSKLAQMKN, via the coding sequence ATGGCTATTAAAAAGTCAGCTATAAAAGCTTATAAAAGAAGTGAAAAATTAAGAGAAAGAAATTTGTATTTCAAAAGAGCTATGAAGTTTTCAATTAAAACTTTTACAAAAGCAGTGAAAGCTTGAAAAGATAGTTCAGAAATTCAAGATTTGTTTGATAGAGCGTATAGTAGTATTGATAAGGCAGCAAAAAGGAATATAATACACAAAAATAAAGCAGCAAGAGAAAAATCAAAATTGGCTCAAATGAAAAATTAA
- a CDS encoding Hsp20/alpha crystallin family protein, producing MAEKLDIPMDVYDSDQELVVIIPLGGVLKDSIEIYLEKTTLNIKANRKQPDLKETLQPVQQDCYWGEFSKSIQLPQNVYFDKIYTQLTKENILIITVPKVIIPEKVKIEVDSFT from the coding sequence ATGGCTGAAAAATTGGATATTCCTATGGATGTTTATGATTCCGATCAAGAGTTGGTAGTGATAATTCCTTTGTGAGGTGTTTTAAAAGATAGCATAGAAATCTATTTGGAAAAAACTACATTAAACATTAAAGCAAATAGAAAGCAACCAGACTTGAAAGAAACTTTACAGCCTGTTCAGCAGGATTGTTACTGGGGAGAGTTTTCTAAGTCAATTCAGCTTCCTCAAAATGTTTATTTTGATAAAATATATACACAACTTACCAAAGAAAACATCCTGATTATAACAGTTCCAAAGGTTATAATACCTGAGAAAGTAAAAATAGAAGTTGATTCATTTACATAA
- a CDS encoding ABC transporter permease produces MYTIAKNTFKEFIRNKILYTIIGAGVVLILGSIVLSTLAVRQEERIIINSSLTVIEIFGLIVTLFMGSYLLYSELSKNTILMILSKAPSRANFILGKFLGFSGILFVVYLLLGIAFAVVLFLHSIAIDLTMVLALFFSFLKILFVLGFIVFFSTFVSPFVSLLASLSVYIIGHSTSFIKYYMIESGKVSITAFGEWLVNIIYFVFPNFTALSIKEILNTPLIENISNVQLFFSVFYTLIYVALLLILSIIIFNNREF; encoded by the coding sequence ATGTATACAATAGCAAAAAATACATTCAAAGAATTTATAAGAAACAAAATATTGTACACAATAATATGAGCATGAGTAGTTTTGATTCTATGAAGTATAGTTCTTTCTACATTGGCAGTAAGGCAAGAAGAAAGAATCATAATTAACTCTTCTTTAACTGTGATAGAAATATTTGGTTTGATTGTTACTCTTTTTATGTGATCTTATCTACTCTATTCTGAATTATCAAAAAACACAATATTGATGATACTATCCAAAGCTCCTTCTAGAGCAAATTTTATTCTTTGAAAATTTTTAGGTTTTTCTTGAATATTATTTGTTGTTTATTTGTTGTTGGGTATTGCTTTTGCTGTAGTGTTATTTTTGCATTCGATTGCAATAGATCTTACAATGGTTTTGGCTTTGTTCTTTAGTTTTCTCAAAATTCTTTTTGTACTTTGATTTATTGTTTTTTTCTCTACATTTGTTTCTCCCTTTGTGTCATTGTTGGCATCTCTTTCTGTTTATATAATATGACATTCTACTTCGTTTATAAAATATTATATGATAGAATCATGAAAGGTTTCAATTACTGCTTTTTGAGAGTGGCTTGTAAATATTATCTACTTTGTTTTCCCAAACTTCACTGCTCTTAGTATAAAAGAGATATTAAATACACCTTTGATTGAAAATATATCCAATGTACAATTATTTTTTTCTGTTTTTTATACATTAATATATGTTGCATTATTGCTTATTTTGTCTATTATTATTTTCAATAATAGAGAATTTTAA
- a CDS encoding hemolysin family protein has product MEAVIIVVLLLMLSATFSAAELAIMSAPKYKIKQLVNVSRFANLLLHLRENSSRTLITVLVSNNLINVILTIYASNVGNQILQVFAISGAIGFMLVSVVITTLILFFGEIIPKVFATKFALNYALFISPVVAVVEKILFPVVLFFDVITKFLNKSLNTNDDLVSRSDVEVFVDEGKTQGIFSLTESMIIKNLFEFNKRSVESVLRHRTEVFALSVDTTVSDAIRETLKNPYSRIPVFEHDKDHIVGMLSIRELLNTYYNGKDSEIVLSKIHLRPVFKVPVTANIFDVFLKMKRSGHHFAVVVDEHGGTEGIVTFEDILEDMVGDIKDESDFAEEKDIVKTGVDELLVRGDVPLREILMSFQIKELQIPDSIEEKISHDDMISYVILTSLKNFAKKGDVVDFGNLRFKVEQVDDEKGKIEKIKVFHDVNGAVS; this is encoded by the coding sequence ATGGAAGCGGTGATAATAGTTGTTTTGTTGTTGATGTTGTCGGCAACATTTTCGGCAGCAGAACTTGCAATAATGTCTGCTCCAAAATACAAAATAAAGCAGCTTGTAAATGTATCTAGATTTGCTAACCTCTTGTTACATTTGAGAGAAAATTCTAGTAGAACCTTGATAACAGTTCTTGTAAGTAATAATCTTATTAATGTAATACTTACAATATATGCATCCAATGTATGAAATCAAATATTACAAGTTTTTGCAATAAGTTGAGCTATTGGTTTTATGCTTGTTTCAGTTGTTATTACAACTTTGATATTGTTTTTTGGTGAAATAATTCCCAAGGTTTTTGCTACTAAATTTGCTTTGAATTATGCTTTATTTATTTCTCCGGTAGTAGCTGTTGTTGAGAAAATACTGTTTCCAGTGGTTTTGTTTTTTGATGTTATAACAAAATTTTTAAATAAATCGTTAAATACCAACGATGATTTGGTTTCAAGAAGTGATGTAGAGGTTTTTGTGGATGAATGAAAAACCCAATGAATATTCTCACTTACAGAAAGTATGATAATAAAGAATCTTTTTGAATTCAATAAAAGAAGTGTAGAGTCTGTGTTGAGGCACAGAACTGAAGTTTTTGCTCTATCTGTAGATACAACTGTAAGTGATGCAATTAGAGAAACTTTGAAAAATCCTTACTCAAGGATTCCTGTGTTTGAGCATGATAAGGATCATATCGTTGGAATGCTTAGTATAAGAGAGCTTTTGAATACTTACTATAATTGAAAGGATTCTGAGATTGTTTTATCAAAAATACATTTAAGACCTGTTTTTAAAGTTCCAGTTACTGCAAATATATTTGATGTTTTTTTGAAGATGAAAAGGTCAGGACATCATTTTGCTGTAGTTGTTGATGAACATTGATGAACTGAGTGAATAGTTACATTTGAGGATATACTTGAGGATATGGTATGAGATATTAAGGATGAATCTGATTTTGCAGAAGAAAAAGATATAGTAAAAACTTGAGTAGATGAGCTTTTGGTAAGATGAGATGTGCCTCTGAGGGAGATATTGATGTCTTTCCAAATAAAAGAACTACAAATTCCAGATTCTATAGAAGAAAAAATATCTCATGATGATATGATATCTTATGTGATATTGACATCTTTGAAAAATTTTGCTAAAAAATGAGATGTAGTAGATTTTGGGAATTTGAGATTCAAGGTTGAGCAAGTTGATGATGAGAAATGAAAAATAGAGAAAATAAAAGTTTTTCATGATGTTAATGGAGCTGTTTCCTAA
- the lepB gene encoding signal peptidase I produces the protein MKEDKEVVEIIEEKENQKNKLKDFLIYVFDIIAFLVFVLGLVLLVRIFLFNPFTVVGHSMDPTFKEGDFIVVDKISPRFSDFERGDIIVFVPPQKDVNYIKRIIGMPGETIKLNDGYVYVCDGDGENCERLDEPYLENQGVTGPECNVDEFEVGSGGYFVLGDNRDQSTDSRCCFGLGCYDGTEYVLKDEDILGKVSLRIFPDFNRF, from the coding sequence ATGAAAGAAGATAAAGAAGTTGTTGAAATAATAGAAGAAAAAGAAAACCAAAAAAATAAACTCAAAGATTTTTTGATTTATGTGTTTGATATAATTGCTTTTTTGGTTTTTGTTTTATGATTAGTATTATTAGTTAGAATATTTTTGTTTAATCCTTTTACTGTGGTGGGTCATAGTATGGATCCAACTTTCAAGGAGGGAGATTTTATAGTTGTAGATAAAATATCTCCAAGGTTTTCAGATTTTGAAAGGTGAGATATAATAGTATTTGTGCCACCTCAAAAAGATGTAAATTATATAAAAAGAATTATTTGAATGCCTTGAGAAACCATCAAGTTGAATGATTGATATGTGTATGTATGTGATTGAGATTGAGAAAATTGTGAAAGGCTAGATGAGCCATACTTAGAAAATCAATGAGTAACAGGTCCAGAATGTAATGTAGATGAGTTTGAAGTGTGATCTTGAGGTTATTTTGTTTTGTGAGATAATAGAGATCAAAGCACAGATTCTAGATGCTGTTTTGGTTTGTGATGTTATGATTGAACAGAATATGTTTTGAAAGATGAAGACATATTATGAAAAGTTTCATTAAGAATTTTTCCTGATTTTAATCGATTTTAG
- a CDS encoding single-stranded DNA-binding protein: protein MDLNKVMIIGRATTDLDVKKMGESGVSVVNFSVATNRRYKNSEGNTIEEAEFHRCVAFAGIADTLGKYLEKGKRIYIEGRIRTRKWEDTNGNTRYTTEIVVENFIFLDSAGNKTSQGQSSEVDKQEDEDLPF from the coding sequence ATGGATTTGAATAAAGTTATGATAATTTGAAGAGCTACCACAGATTTGGATGTAAAAAAAATGTGAGAAAGTTGAGTGTCAGTGGTAAACTTTAGTGTAGCTACAAATAGAAGGTATAAAAATAGTGAATGAAATACAATAGAAGAAGCTGAGTTTCATAGGTGTGTAGCATTTGCTTGAATAGCAGATACTTTGTGAAAGTATCTTGAAAAATGAAAAAGAATATACATAGAAGGTAGGATAAGAACAAGAAAATGGGAGGATACTAATTGAAATACAAGATATACAACCGAAATTGTGGTTGAAAACTTTATTTTTTTGGACTCAGCTGGAAATAAAACATCTCAGTGACAATCTTCTGAGGTTGATAAGCAAGAAGATGAAGATTTGCCATTTTAA
- a CDS encoding HD domain-containing protein has protein sequence MYSEEILKIRKYVYDKMFDFHEKGILYHNFDHVLDVLGRVDYLADSEGVGAENKELLQISALFHDIEYLQDPANHEYKSSITAEKFLLNINFPEDKIDIIKSIIRATKMDQKPTNILEQIISDADLDNMGREDFVQKCDIIKKEVENINNIKIEEKKRYQQTLSLMDNIVFYTSTQKKERDDVLEKNKKILEEKIKSL, from the coding sequence ATGTACTCAGAAGAAATATTAAAAATAAGAAAATATGTTTATGACAAAATGTTTGATTTTCATGAGAAGTGAATACTATATCATAATTTTGACCATGTTTTAGATGTTTTGTGAAGGGTTGATTATTTAGCAGATTCTGAGTGAGTGTGAGCAGAAAATAAAGAATTATTACAAATTTCAGCTTTGTTTCATGATATAGAATATTTACAAGACCCGGCAAATCATGAGTATAAATCGTCTATAACTGCAGAAAAATTTCTTTTAAATATTAATTTTCCTGAAGATAAGATAGATATAATAAAATCAATCATACGTGCTACAAAAATGGACCAAAAGCCTACAAACATTTTGGAACAAATAATATCTGATGCGGACTTAGACAATATGTGAAGAGAAGATTTTGTGCAAAAATGTGATATCATAAAAAAGGAGGTTGAAAATATTAATAATATAAAAATAGAAGAAAAAAAACGATATCAACAAACATTGTCTTTAATGGATAATATTGTTTTCTATACATCAACTCAGAAAAAAGAAAGAGATGATGTTCTTGAAAAAAATAAAAAAATTTTAGAAGAAAAAATAAAAAGTTTGTAA
- a CDS encoding DUF58 domain-containing protein gives MDIFQQKFKKLLTGKLFGEFNSYFKGGGMEIEDFREYQSGDEKRSINWKLSAKYGEYYVNLFREQKDTNIYFFFDINKNWCGYDDGYIKDKVFNLFSDVAIYAKRYSANLFACYENDGKIVYDKIGKDLYLAYKTMNKLNQNIKHQPRKYRSNINLFLDYQKKINKSCIIILVSDFLGIDENGLKTFNVLSQKNELLPVCFNVGNIWGINYSGFSFESTKTGLKNIYVYNL, from the coding sequence ATGGATATTTTTCAGCAAAAATTTAAAAAGCTTTTGACTGGTAAATTGTTTGGGGAGTTCAACTCTTATTTTAAGTGATGATGAATGGAAATAGAAGATTTTAGAGAATATCAGTCTTGAGATGAAAAAAGATCAATCAATTGGAAACTTTCGGCAAAATACTGAGAATATTATGTAAATTTATTTAGGGAGCAAAAAGATACAAACATTTACTTTTTTTTTGATATAAATAAAAATTGGTGTTGATATGATGATTGATATATAAAAGATAAGGTTTTTAACTTGTTTTCTGATGTGGCAATATATGCAAAAAGATATTCTGCAAATTTGTTTGCATGTTATGAAAATGATTGAAAAATAGTTTATGATAAAATTTGAAAAGATTTATATTTGGCATACAAAACAATGAATAAATTGAATCAAAATATAAAACATCAACCTAGAAAATATAGATCAAATATAAATTTATTTTTGGATTATCAAAAAAAAATAAATAAGTCTTGTATTATCATATTAGTTTCTGATTTTTTATGAATAGATGAAAATTGACTTAAAACCTTTAATGTGTTGTCTCAAAAAAATGAATTATTGCCGGTATGTTTTAATGTTTGAAATATTTGGTGAATAAATTATTCAGGTTTTTCATTTGAAAGTACAAAAACTTGACTAAAAAATATTTATGTGTATAATTTATAA
- a CDS encoding UDP-N-acetylmuramoyl-L-alanyl-D-glutamate--2,6-diaminopimelate ligase: MSSLLNKIKAPFIDTLPYRIYKKSYARFFSFVKGNPSKNMTILGVTGTDGKSTTSAVLHYIINQNLGKCALISTVSIKFGDKEIINESKMTSLDPMHLQNVLLAAKNEGCKYVVLEVSSHALNQYRFEGVDFDLGVLTNFSEEHLDYHKTFEEYVKSKKKLFDNIISNEKEYKYAVLPGDDKIGRQRDEDFSFDRSTIFSINASAPLKAEQIHEYVYGTHFQLKYLGEIHSVKVQLLGSFNVYNILAAIGAAMLLGVSIEKSIKSASDFKPLSGRQQTIHKDGRTFVIDFAHTPKGLESVLSFLNNVKNGRIITVFGAPGNRDKFKRPLMGEVVGKKSDIAIITDDDPDTENRYSILSQIYKGIEDHKTFGEDVFVVPDREDAIKLAKDLSQEQDIVFLAGKGHETVQVTNFGKRERSDEKQVYK; the protein is encoded by the coding sequence ATGTCTTCGTTGTTAAATAAAATAAAAGCACCATTTATAGATACATTACCATATAGAATTTATAAAAAATCATATGCAAGATTTTTTTCTTTTGTTAAATGAAATCCTTCAAAAAATATGACAATTTTGTGAGTTACTTGAACTGATGGGAAGAGTACAACATCTGCTGTTTTGCATTATATAATAAATCAAAATCTTTGAAAATGCGCCTTAATAAGTACTGTTAGTATAAAATTTTGAGATAAAGAGATTATAAACGAGTCTAAAATGACTTCTTTGGATCCAATGCATCTTCAAAATGTTTTATTGGCAGCTAAAAATGAATGATGTAAATATGTGGTATTGGAAGTTAGTTCTCATGCATTAAATCAATATAGATTTGAAGGGGTTGATTTTGATCTTTGAGTGCTTACAAATTTTTCCGAGGAACATCTAGATTATCATAAAACATTTGAAGAATATGTTAAGTCCAAAAAGAAGCTTTTTGATAATATTATTTCAAATGAAAAAGAATATAAATATGCTGTTCTTCCTTGAGATGATAAGATTTGAAGACAGCGAGACGAAGATTTTTCTTTTGATAGAAGCACAATATTTTCAATAAATGCAAGTGCTCCATTGAAAGCAGAGCAAATTCATGAATATGTTTACTGAACACATTTTCAACTTAAATATTTGTGAGAGATTCATTCTGTAAAAGTTCAGCTTTTGTGATCTTTCAATGTTTATAACATTTTAGCAGCAATTTGAGCTGCTATGTTGCTTGGAGTAAGTATAGAAAAATCAATAAAATCGGCATCAGATTTTAAGCCTTTGAGTGGTAGACAACAAACAATTCATAAGGACTGAAGAACTTTCGTGATAGATTTTGCCCATACTCCTAAATGACTTGAGTCTGTTTTGAGTTTTCTAAATAATGTAAAAAATTGAAGGATAATAACAGTATTTGGAGCTCCTTGAAATAGGGATAAATTCAAAAGGCCATTGATGTGAGAAGTTGTAGGAAAAAAATCTGATATTGCTATCATAACTGATGATGATCCAGATACTGAAAATAGGTATAGTATACTATCTCAAATATATAAATGAATAGAAGATCACAAGACATTTGGAGAAGATGTCTTTGTTGTGCCAGATAGGGAGGATGCTATCAAATTGGCTAAAGACTTGTCGCAAGAGCAAGATATTGTTTTTTTGGCAGGCAAGTGACATGAAACTGTGCAGGTTACAAATTTTTGAAAAAGAGAGCGAAGCGATGAGAAGCAAGTTTATAAATAA
- a CDS encoding HU family DNA-binding protein encodes MTKTELIATIADKLGVSKRMASDMVNTFVDTVVDGVKKDGEVRIQGFGTFKVSERSARTGRNPRTGETIKIDAMKLPAFKAGAEFKKAVR; translated from the coding sequence ATGACAAAAACAGAGTTGATAGCAACAATAGCTGACAAACTATGAGTATCAAAAAGAATGGCTTCTGATATGGTTAACACATTTGTTGATACTGTTGTAGATGGTGTTAAAAAAGATGGTGAAGTTAGAATTCAGGGTTTTGGTACTTTTAAAGTATCTGAAAGAAGTGCTAGAACAGGTAGAAACCCAAGAACTGGAGAAACAATTAAAATTGATGCAATGAAGCTTCCTGCTTTCAAAGCTGGTGCAGAATTCAAAAAAGCAGTTAGATAA
- a CDS encoding RNA polymerase sigma factor → MFNISKQFVEKLIQKDQQAFNEFYNISVEVFFRFLKSNYFVSDKEAEDIVADFYFKLRNNIVSYKKEYNFETWVWTVFRNTIKDSFKKQSYRYFSSYSRDDKDIDFSETIPSEEDILDFLEKDFEYQKIQTAIKTLEDKFKEVIDLKFVQQLSNDEIAKVLNISNSNVRQRISRALKKLKEKLEN, encoded by the coding sequence ATGTTTAATATTTCAAAACAGTTTGTAGAAAAATTAATACAAAAAGATCAACAAGCATTCAATGAATTTTACAATATTAGTGTAGAAGTATTTTTTCGTTTTTTAAAATCAAATTATTTTGTATCAGACAAAGAGGCAGAAGATATAGTAGCAGATTTTTATTTTAAACTTCGAAATAATATTGTCTCTTATAAAAAAGAATACAATTTTGAAACTTGGGTGTGGACTGTTTTCAGGAATACTATAAAGGACAGTTTTAAAAAGCAGTCTTATAGATATTTTTCATCTTACAGTAGAGATGATAAAGATATTGATTTTTCTGAGACAATACCTAGTGAAGAAGATATTTTAGATTTTTTAGAAAAAGACTTTGAATATCAAAAAATTCAAACAGCAATCAAAACTCTTGAAGATAAGTTCAAAGAAGTAATAGATCTTAAATTTGTTCAGCAATTATCAAATGATGAGATAGCTAAAGTTTTGAACATATCAAATTCTAATGTAAGACAAAGAATATCAAGAGCTCTCAAAAAACTAAAAGAAAAGCTTGAAAATTAG